From the genome of Paraburkholderia aromaticivorans, one region includes:
- a CDS encoding methyltransferase family protein has product MNIAQSIAIVAPWTLWLLYWIATSNRVKETARKEASVSRTLQSIPLIAGGALIVLPEFNAAAWSFDSHSIGALQYAGFAVLLAGLAFSVWARLHLGTNWSVSVTLKEDHELVRSGPYGLVRHPIYTGCLLALAGAVLIGMQWRGALGLLLIFASLAYKVRIEESWLTGHFGRAYSQYRRDVAALIPGLF; this is encoded by the coding sequence GTGAATATCGCTCAGAGCATTGCCATCGTCGCACCGTGGACACTGTGGCTGCTGTATTGGATCGCCACGTCGAACCGGGTCAAGGAGACCGCGCGCAAAGAGGCGTCCGTATCGCGCACCTTGCAGTCGATTCCGTTGATCGCCGGCGGCGCGTTGATCGTGCTGCCGGAATTCAATGCCGCGGCGTGGTCCTTCGACTCGCATTCGATCGGTGCGCTGCAATACGCCGGCTTTGCCGTGCTGCTTGCCGGCCTCGCGTTTTCCGTGTGGGCGCGCTTGCATCTGGGCACCAACTGGAGCGTGTCGGTCACGCTGAAGGAAGATCACGAACTGGTGCGCAGCGGCCCGTATGGGCTCGTACGGCATCCTATCTATACCGGCTGTCTGCTGGCGCTCGCAGGCGCGGTGCTGATCGGCATGCAATGGCGCGGCGCGCTCGGGCTGCTGCTGATTTTCGCTTCGCTCGCATACAAGGTGCGGATCGAAGAGAGCTGGCTGACCGGGCACTTCGGCCGGGCCTATTCGCAGTATCGCCGCGACGTGGCCGCGTTGATCCCGGGTCTCTTCTGA
- a CDS encoding glycosyltransferase, protein MTRVIITAIGSAGDVHPLLGIGAELASRGHEIVFCTHAPFAQAATHRGFTFVPIGTAAQYAQAMENPALWHPRTSFRTLWAVIAPTLRAHFDTLASLTTQDTVLVGTLWAFSARLMQELYHVPFVSVQVSPSTLLSAHAPPTHPRLTIPRRLPLAVKVALMRAIERYALDKVCGPALNALREELGLAPATRIVGKWLHSTDGVLCLFPDWFARPQPDWPAPYRMSGFPLFNDTLERAPDPQLDAFLAAGERPVVFTAGSTLIDQARYGRAVRDTLRESGLRGILLRPDATIEHRAAEDEAISLPMLIERRYVPLQTLLPRCRALVHHGGIGTAALAYAAGIPQVVTPFAHDQFDNARRVVASGCGVRLDGPVEARTLTRALRQVLGNPSIATQCGRIYDRLATSPNGCEAAARVIEGFMQSHLRQQGDVRALSTTLSLSGQSV, encoded by the coding sequence ATGACGCGAGTCATCATTACGGCGATCGGCTCCGCGGGCGACGTGCATCCGCTGCTCGGCATCGGCGCGGAACTCGCGTCGCGCGGACACGAGATCGTGTTCTGCACGCATGCGCCGTTCGCGCAAGCGGCGACGCACCGCGGCTTCACGTTCGTGCCGATCGGCACGGCCGCGCAATACGCGCAGGCCATGGAGAACCCGGCGCTGTGGCATCCGCGCACATCGTTTCGCACCTTGTGGGCGGTCATAGCGCCAACCCTGCGGGCGCATTTCGACACCCTGGCATCCTTGACCACGCAAGACACCGTGCTGGTGGGCACGTTATGGGCCTTTTCCGCGCGGCTGATGCAGGAGCTATACCACGTGCCGTTCGTGTCGGTTCAGGTGTCGCCGTCGACCCTGCTCTCCGCGCACGCTCCGCCGACCCATCCGCGGCTGACCATTCCACGGCGCTTGCCGCTCGCGGTGAAGGTGGCGCTGATGCGTGCGATCGAACGGTACGCGCTCGACAAGGTGTGCGGTCCGGCGCTGAACGCGCTGCGCGAGGAACTGGGGCTCGCACCGGCCACGCGCATCGTCGGCAAATGGTTGCATTCGACCGATGGCGTGCTATGTCTTTTTCCCGACTGGTTCGCGCGGCCCCAGCCCGACTGGCCGGCTCCGTATCGCATGAGCGGTTTTCCGCTCTTCAACGACACGCTTGAGCGCGCGCCCGATCCGCAACTCGATGCTTTTCTCGCCGCGGGCGAACGGCCCGTGGTGTTCACGGCGGGCTCGACGTTGATCGATCAGGCGCGTTATGGGCGAGCGGTGCGCGACACGCTGCGGGAGAGCGGACTGCGCGGCATTCTGTTGCGGCCCGACGCGACAATCGAGCATCGCGCCGCTGAGGATGAGGCGATTTCGTTGCCCATGCTGATCGAGCGCCGCTATGTGCCGCTGCAAACCCTGTTGCCGCGTTGTCGCGCATTGGTGCATCACGGCGGCATCGGCACGGCGGCGCTGGCCTATGCCGCCGGTATTCCGCAAGTGGTGACGCCGTTCGCACACGATCAGTTCGATAATGCGCGGCGCGTCGTCGCGAGTGGTTGCGGGGTTCGGCTCGACGGCCCCGTCGAGGCGCGGACTTTGACGCGCGCGCTCAGGCAGGTGCTCGGCAATCCGTCGATAGCGACGCAGTGCGGGCGCATATACGACCGGCTTGCAACATCACCGAATGGATGCGAAGCGGCGGCGCGCGTGATCGAGGGTTTCATGCAGTCGCACCTGCGGCAACAAGGCGATGTTCGCGCGTTGTCGACCACGTTGTCGCTTAGCGGGCAGAGCGTATGA
- a CDS encoding alpha/beta fold hydrolase gives MPIEKLLVPLPAGLKVYVERHVFDPAFESVILINGALATTASFGQTIKYLGERYNPICFDLPYAGQSKAHNECGFILTKDDEVDILLHLIGLFEPGFLLSVSWGGVASLLALSRARTSVRRAVIASFSPLLNEPMTAYVTAARDYIAAGENLKAAQLLNDTVGRHLPRIMKLYNYRYLSTLPRDEQHQVAFHVDQILAIRPEQYLHEFRNIDCGLKFINGELDDYTTPDDVRSLSLHLKRAEFATIEQAGHFLDLEGRAALRQVRASILDYFGAAPVQQPVRALDCFDALSGRASLPLAPEPAIANIAAPALQAAADHSF, from the coding sequence ATGCCCATCGAAAAACTCCTTGTTCCGCTACCCGCGGGCCTGAAAGTCTACGTTGAACGCCACGTATTCGATCCGGCCTTCGAGAGTGTCATTCTGATCAACGGCGCGTTAGCCACCACGGCGTCGTTTGGACAGACAATCAAATACCTCGGCGAGCGCTATAACCCGATTTGTTTCGATTTGCCCTATGCGGGACAATCGAAAGCGCATAACGAATGCGGCTTCATTCTCACCAAAGACGATGAAGTCGACATTCTGTTGCATCTGATCGGCCTATTCGAGCCGGGCTTCCTGTTGTCGGTTTCGTGGGGCGGCGTGGCGTCGTTGCTCGCGCTCTCGCGAGCGCGCACGAGCGTGCGCCGCGCCGTCATTGCGTCGTTCTCGCCGCTGCTCAACGAGCCCATGACGGCCTACGTAACCGCGGCGCGCGACTACATCGCGGCGGGCGAAAACCTGAAGGCCGCGCAGCTGCTCAACGACACCGTTGGCCGTCATCTGCCGCGGATCATGAAGCTCTACAACTACCGCTATCTGTCGACGCTGCCGCGCGACGAGCAGCACCAGGTGGCGTTTCATGTCGACCAGATTCTGGCGATTCGACCCGAGCAGTATCTGCACGAATTCCGCAATATCGACTGCGGGCTGAAGTTCATCAACGGCGAGCTCGATGATTACACCACGCCTGACGATGTCCGCTCGCTCAGCCTTCATCTGAAGCGCGCCGAGTTCGCGACCATCGAGCAGGCCGGCCATTTCCTCGATCTGGAAGGGCGCGCCGCGCTGCGTCAGGTGCGCGCGTCGATTCTCGATTACTTCGGCGCCGCGCCGGTTCAACAACCCGTGCGCGCGCTCGACTGCTTCGACGCGCTGAGCGGCCGCGCGTCACTCCCGCTCGCGCCCGAACCCGCCATCGCGAACATTGCCGCCCCGGCGCTGCAGGCCGCCGCCGATCACTCGTTCTAA